Proteins encoded by one window of Streptomyces sp. NBC_01477:
- a CDS encoding aminotransferase class I/II-fold pyridoxal phosphate-dependent enzyme encodes MLGEYRITGRGASGIAADIESAVGSGTLRPGAALPPLRELAADLAVNPNTVAAAYRLLRDRGVIETAGRRGSRVRARPATAPRDQIRIAVPPGARDISAGNPDPALLPPLAEALAAAAAGHARTPALYGGPPVDEELGRLARAALDADGVPAGPVGLTSGSLDAMDRVLTAHLRPGDTVAVEDPGWGSVLDLVSALGLRAVPVAVDDDGPVTAEVDRALRAGARALVVTDRGQNPTGAALSADRAGELRALLADHRDLLVIDDDHVSGLVDLPLHCLSGVTDHWALVRSVAKAYGPDLRLALYTGDATTVDRVRGRHRLGAGWVSHLLQRTLVHLWQTGAVDPAAVARSYGERREALVRALAARGVPAHGRSGMNVWVPVSDETGAVAGLLQHGWAVAPGARFRVASAPGVRLTVSPLGPDDIAPLADAVAEVLHGPGAGRYG; translated from the coding sequence GTGCTAGGAGAGTATCGAATTACCGGTCGGGGCGCATCGGGTATCGCCGCGGACATCGAGAGCGCCGTGGGCAGCGGCACGCTCCGGCCGGGTGCGGCACTGCCGCCGCTGCGGGAACTGGCCGCGGACCTGGCGGTCAACCCGAACACCGTGGCGGCTGCCTACCGATTGCTGCGCGACCGTGGGGTCATCGAGACCGCGGGCCGCCGCGGCAGCCGGGTCAGGGCCCGGCCGGCGACCGCGCCGCGCGACCAGATCCGGATCGCCGTGCCGCCCGGCGCGCGGGACATCTCCGCGGGCAACCCCGACCCCGCGCTGCTGCCGCCGCTGGCCGAAGCGCTCGCCGCTGCCGCCGCCGGGCACGCGCGGACGCCCGCGCTCTACGGCGGGCCGCCGGTGGACGAGGAGCTGGGCCGGCTGGCCCGCGCCGCGCTGGACGCGGACGGCGTGCCCGCGGGTCCGGTCGGCCTCACCTCGGGCTCGCTCGACGCCATGGACCGGGTGCTGACGGCGCATCTGCGGCCGGGCGACACCGTGGCCGTCGAGGACCCGGGCTGGGGGAGTGTGCTCGACCTGGTGTCGGCGCTGGGGCTGCGGGCGGTGCCGGTCGCGGTGGACGACGACGGTCCGGTGACCGCGGAGGTGGACCGCGCGCTGCGGGCCGGGGCGCGCGCCCTGGTGGTGACCGACCGCGGGCAGAATCCGACCGGCGCGGCCCTGTCGGCGGACCGCGCGGGCGAACTGCGCGCCCTGCTGGCCGACCACCGCGACCTGCTGGTCATCGACGACGACCATGTGAGCGGCCTGGTCGACCTGCCGCTGCACTGCCTGTCGGGCGTCACCGACCACTGGGCGCTGGTGCGTTCGGTCGCGAAGGCCTACGGCCCCGACCTGCGGCTGGCGCTCTACACCGGCGACGCCACAACCGTGGACCGCGTACGCGGCAGGCACCGGCTCGGCGCGGGCTGGGTGAGCCATCTGCTCCAGCGCACCCTGGTCCACCTCTGGCAGACCGGCGCGGTCGACCCGGCGGCGGTCGCCAGGTCGTACGGCGAGCGGCGCGAGGCGCTGGTACGGGCGCTGGCCGCCCGGGGTGTGCCGGCCCACGGCCGCAGCGGCATGAACGTCTGGGTGCCGGTCAGCGACGAGACCGGCGCGGTCGCCGGGCTGCTCCAGCACGGCTGGGCGGTCGCGCCGGGCGCCCGCTTCCGGGTGGCCTCGGCGCCCGGTGTGCGGCTGACCGTCTCACCGCTCGGCCCGGACGACATCGCGCCGCTGGCCGACGCGGTCGCCGAGGTGCTGCACGGCCCGGGCGCCGGCCGCTACGGCTGA
- a CDS encoding DMT family transporter encodes MTAPAESPSAAIAPPPAPAAAPGAATPARRSALDWRIRFAALGLVWGFSFLFMKVGNEAFAPLQVTLGRMVFGTAVLAAAVAVKRERLPRGPRTWLHLAVAAFLLNSLPFTLFATAEQTIPSMLAGICNAATPLFSMLVSLVALSEDRPSRERFAGVGLGFIGVLTVLGAWQGFSGQDPKGTLMALTAAFSYAVGWAYVRRTLSGTGSSHLAVSASQLLLGTVQLLLVTPFFTSMPDSWPAKSVLSVLALGALGTGVAFLIQYGLVAEKGPTIGAMVTYLIPIVATTAGVTLLGETLHWNEPVGAVVILVGAALTQRRPKPRPAAGAQP; translated from the coding sequence ATGACCGCACCTGCCGAGAGCCCTTCCGCCGCAATCGCTCCCCCGCCCGCACCGGCCGCCGCGCCCGGCGCCGCGACGCCCGCGCGCCGGTCCGCGCTGGACTGGCGGATCCGCTTTGCCGCGCTCGGCCTGGTCTGGGGATTCAGCTTCCTGTTCATGAAGGTGGGCAATGAGGCCTTCGCCCCGCTCCAGGTGACGCTGGGCCGGATGGTGTTCGGCACGGCGGTGCTCGCCGCGGCGGTCGCGGTCAAGCGCGAGCGGCTGCCGCGCGGTCCGCGGACCTGGCTGCATCTGGCGGTCGCCGCCTTCCTGCTCAATTCGCTGCCGTTCACCCTCTTCGCCACTGCCGAGCAGACCATCCCGTCGATGCTGGCCGGGATATGCAACGCGGCCACCCCGCTGTTCTCGATGCTGGTCTCGCTCGTCGCACTGTCCGAGGACCGGCCGTCCAGGGAGCGCTTCGCCGGTGTCGGACTGGGCTTCATCGGGGTGCTGACCGTGCTCGGCGCCTGGCAGGGCTTCTCCGGGCAGGACCCCAAGGGCACGCTGATGGCGCTGACCGCGGCCTTCAGTTACGCGGTGGGCTGGGCGTACGTCCGGCGCACCCTGTCCGGCACCGGCAGTTCGCATCTGGCCGTGTCCGCCAGCCAGTTGCTGCTCGGCACCGTGCAGCTGCTGCTCGTCACGCCGTTCTTCACCTCGATGCCGGACTCCTGGCCGGCCAAGTCGGTGCTGTCGGTGCTGGCGCTGGGCGCGCTGGGCACCGGTGTGGCCTTCCTGATCCAGTACGGGCTGGTCGCCGAGAAGGGGCCGACGATCGGCGCGATGGTGACGTATCTGATACCCATCGTCGCGACGACCGCGGGCGTGACCCTGCTCGGCGAGACCCTGCACTGGAACGAACCGGTCGGCGCGGTGGTGATCCTGGTCGGCGCCGCTTTGACCCAGCGGCGGCCCAAGCCGCGGCCGGCTGCCGGGGCTCAGCCGTAG
- a CDS encoding LysR family transcriptional regulator, with translation MLSLERLRVLHAIDTYGSVSAAADVLSVTTSAVSQQMAKLERETGQALLARSGRGVRLTDAGRLLSGHAERILSLVELAHADLEAHRGAAVGDLLAGAFPTAVRGLFPAALTELRREHPHLRTTVHELEPHDSLVRLNRGDIDLAVVLDWYNKPLSLPGGLAKAPLCDDIVDVALPAGHRLEGRAQIDLDELAEDAWIAWPDGGFCHEWLLFTLRGKGVEPRVAHHAEEHATVLALVAAGLGVAVIPRLGRDPMPEGVRVVPVRHTMRRHVYAVWREDADRRPAIRAAVDALGTAARRSS, from the coding sequence ATGTTGAGTCTGGAACGGCTGCGCGTCCTGCATGCCATCGACACCTACGGCTCGGTGAGCGCCGCGGCGGACGTGCTCAGCGTGACCACCTCCGCGGTCTCGCAGCAGATGGCCAAGCTGGAGCGGGAGACCGGGCAGGCGCTGCTGGCCAGGAGCGGGCGCGGGGTGCGGCTCACCGACGCGGGACGCCTGCTGTCCGGGCACGCCGAGCGGATCCTGTCCCTGGTCGAGCTGGCGCACGCCGACCTGGAGGCGCACCGGGGAGCCGCGGTCGGCGACCTGCTCGCCGGCGCCTTTCCCACCGCGGTCCGCGGGCTGTTCCCCGCCGCGCTCACCGAGCTGCGGCGCGAGCACCCGCACCTGCGCACGACGGTGCACGAGCTGGAGCCGCACGACTCGCTGGTGCGGCTCAACCGCGGCGACATCGACCTGGCGGTCGTCCTCGACTGGTACAACAAGCCGCTGTCCCTGCCCGGCGGGCTGGCCAAGGCTCCGCTGTGCGACGACATCGTCGACGTGGCCCTGCCGGCCGGCCACCGGCTGGAGGGGCGGGCGCAGATCGACCTCGACGAGCTGGCCGAGGACGCGTGGATCGCCTGGCCGGACGGCGGCTTCTGCCACGAGTGGCTGCTGTTCACCCTGCGGGGCAAGGGGGTCGAGCCGCGGGTCGCGCACCACGCGGAGGAGCACGCCACCGTGCTCGCGCTGGTCGCCGCGGGCCTCGGCGTCGCGGTCATCCCCCGGCTCGGCCGCGACCCGATGCCGGAGGGCGTACGGGTGGTGCCGGTACGCCACACCATGCGGCGGCACGTCTACGCCGTCTGGCGCGAGGACGCCGACCGCCGCCCGGCGATCCGGGCGGCGGTGGACGCACTCGGCACGGCGGCGCGCCGCTCTTCCTGA
- a CDS encoding Rieske (2Fe-2S) protein, with product MAETPGSSMPPTRRTVFAAAGGAGLAAVLTACGSDSDSGSKADAPSSGAAASDTPSQTPSDTAAPSASSASGGAGVAALGKTADIPVGGGKVFADQKVVVTQPTAGDFKGFSAVCTHQGCTVSDVSDGMINCHCHGSRFHVADGSVAHGPATSALPAKSVAVSGDTVSLA from the coding sequence ATGGCCGAAACACCCGGATCCTCCATGCCCCCGACCCGCCGCACCGTCTTCGCCGCCGCGGGCGGCGCCGGTCTCGCCGCGGTACTGACCGCGTGCGGGTCCGACTCGGACTCGGGGTCGAAGGCCGACGCCCCCTCGTCCGGGGCCGCCGCGTCGGACACCCCGTCCCAGACGCCTTCCGACACCGCCGCGCCGTCCGCCTCGTCCGCGTCCGGGGGCGCCGGGGTCGCCGCGCTGGGGAAGACCGCGGACATCCCGGTCGGCGGCGGGAAGGTCTTCGCCGACCAGAAGGTGGTCGTCACCCAGCCGACGGCCGGCGACTTCAAGGGCTTCTCCGCCGTCTGCACCCACCAGGGGTGCACTGTCTCCGACGTCTCCGACGGCATGATCAACTGCCACTGCCACGGCAGCAGATTCCACGTCGCCGACGGCTCCGTGGCCCATGGCCCGGCCACCAGCGCGCTGCCCGCCAAGTCGGTCGCCGTCTCCGGCGACACCGTGTCGCTCGCCTGA
- a CDS encoding HipA family kinase, with amino-acid sequence MLRDVTGIRYVTPLREGGSVPGVVEADDLGTYVVKFTGAAQGRKALIAEVIAGELARRLGLRVPELVRFDFDPVIGLGEPDEEIQDLLKASGGLNLGMDFLPGSLGFDPLVFGVEPAEAGRIVWFDALIGNVDRSWRNPNLLVWHRNVWLIDHGASLIWHHNWKSAQAAAAKAYDASDHALSRFSPQPAAAAAELAPLVTADLLAEVTALVPDEWLTDEPGFGSPDDVRRAYGELLAARAADIHERITLAPVQRDRQPPPEWLRTWVEGKNA; translated from the coding sequence ATGCTGAGAGATGTGACGGGTATCCGCTATGTGACGCCGCTGCGCGAGGGCGGCTCGGTGCCCGGAGTGGTCGAGGCCGACGACCTCGGCACGTACGTGGTGAAATTCACCGGCGCCGCCCAGGGCCGCAAGGCGCTGATCGCCGAGGTGATCGCCGGGGAGCTGGCCCGCAGGCTGGGGCTGCGGGTGCCGGAGCTGGTGCGCTTCGACTTCGACCCGGTGATCGGCCTCGGCGAGCCGGACGAGGAGATCCAGGACCTGCTGAAGGCCAGCGGCGGCCTCAACCTCGGGATGGACTTCCTGCCCGGCTCGCTCGGCTTCGACCCGCTGGTCTTCGGCGTCGAGCCCGCGGAGGCGGGCCGCATCGTCTGGTTCGACGCGCTGATCGGCAATGTCGACCGGTCCTGGCGCAATCCCAACCTCCTGGTGTGGCACCGCAATGTGTGGCTCATCGACCACGGCGCCTCGCTGATCTGGCACCACAACTGGAAGAGCGCGCAGGCCGCCGCCGCGAAGGCCTACGACGCCTCCGACCACGCCCTGTCGCGCTTCTCGCCGCAGCCTGCCGCCGCCGCGGCCGAACTGGCGCCGCTGGTGACCGCGGACCTGCTCGCCGAGGTCACCGCGCTGGTCCCCGACGAGTGGCTGACCGACGAGCCCGGCTTCGGGTCGCCGGACGACGTACGCCGGGCGTACGGCGAACTGCTGGCCGCGCGGGCGGCGGACATCCACGAACGCATCACGCTCGCACCCGTGCAGCGTGACCGGCAGCCGCCGCCGGAGTGGCTGCGTACCTGGGTCGAGGGGAAGAACGCCTGA
- a CDS encoding DUF3037 domain-containing protein, which yields MSRREVFEYALVRVVPRIERGEMINAGVLVYCRARSFVGARVHLDETRLRCLDPGVDVAGVRAALRGYQEICAGGDDAGQAGGDDPGRRFRWLTAPRSTIVQPGPIHTGLTADPRAEADRLLALLVH from the coding sequence ATGAGCCGGCGCGAGGTGTTCGAGTACGCGCTGGTGCGCGTGGTGCCGCGGATCGAGCGCGGCGAGATGATCAACGCCGGGGTGCTGGTCTACTGCCGGGCCAGGAGCTTCGTCGGCGCCCGGGTGCACCTGGACGAGACCCGGCTGCGCTGCCTGGACCCCGGGGTGGACGTGGCCGGGGTCCGGGCGGCGCTGCGCGGCTACCAGGAGATCTGCGCGGGCGGCGACGACGCGGGGCAGGCGGGCGGCGACGACCCGGGGCGCCGCTTCCGCTGGCTGACCGCGCCCCGCAGCACCATCGTGCAGCCGGGGCCGATCCACACCGGGCTGACCGCCGACCCGCGGGCCGAGGCCGACCGGCTGCTGGCCCTGCTGGTCCACTGA
- the fabG gene encoding 3-oxoacyl-ACP reductase FabG, with amino-acid sequence MSSTEQRVAIVTGAARGIGAATALRLAAEGRAVAVLDLDESACKDTVDTITAAGGRALAVGADVSDEAQVEAAVARVAAELGAPTVLVNNAGVLRDNLLFKMSAGDWDTVMNVHLRGAFLMTRAAQRHMVDAHFGRVVNLSSSSALGNRGQANYSAAKAGLQGFTKTLAIELGKFGVTANAVAPGFIATDMTAATAARVGMGFEDFKNAAASQIPVQRVGIPEDVAGAIAFFTGDDAGFISGQVLYVAGGPLN; translated from the coding sequence ATGTCCAGCACGGAGCAGCGCGTCGCGATCGTCACCGGCGCCGCCCGCGGAATCGGCGCCGCCACCGCGCTACGGCTGGCCGCGGAGGGCCGGGCCGTCGCCGTACTCGACCTCGACGAGAGCGCCTGCAAGGACACCGTCGACACCATCACCGCGGCCGGCGGCCGGGCCCTCGCGGTGGGCGCCGACGTGTCGGACGAGGCCCAGGTCGAGGCCGCCGTCGCCAGGGTCGCCGCCGAACTCGGCGCGCCCACCGTCCTGGTGAACAACGCCGGTGTGCTCCGCGACAACCTGCTGTTCAAGATGAGCGCGGGGGACTGGGACACCGTCATGAACGTCCACCTGCGCGGCGCCTTCCTGATGACCCGTGCCGCGCAGCGCCACATGGTCGACGCGCACTTCGGCCGGGTGGTCAACCTCTCCTCGTCCTCCGCCCTCGGCAACCGCGGCCAGGCCAACTACTCCGCCGCCAAGGCGGGCCTCCAGGGCTTCACCAAGACCCTGGCCATCGAGCTGGGCAAATTCGGCGTCACCGCCAACGCCGTCGCCCCCGGCTTCATCGCCACCGACATGACCGCCGCCACCGCCGCCCGGGTCGGCATGGGCTTCGAGGACTTCAAGAACGCCGCCGCGAGCCAGATCCCGGTCCAGCGGGTCGGCATTCCGGAGGACGTCGCGGGCGCCATCGCCTTCTTCACCGGCGACGACGCGGGATTCATCTCGGGCCAGGTGCTGTACGTCGCCGGCGGCCCGCTCAACTGA
- a CDS encoding SDR family oxidoreductase codes for MTQLPTTTPVQDTGRVALVTGASRGIGYGIAQALVARGDRVCITGRNEDALKEAVERLGADRAIGVAGKAHDEAHQAVAVARTMEAFGRVDYLANNAGTNPVYGLLADLDLGVARKVYETNVISALGFAQQTWKAWQKDNGGAILNIASIAGLAPSPFIGAYGISKAAMVNLTVQLAAEMAPGVRVNSIAPAVVKTKFAAALYEGREEEAAAGYPLGRLGIPDDIGGAAAFLLGDQAGWITGQNLVIDGGLFLHAGGA; via the coding sequence ATGACCCAGCTCCCCACCACCACCCCCGTCCAGGACACCGGCCGGGTCGCCCTGGTCACCGGCGCCAGCCGCGGCATCGGCTACGGCATCGCGCAGGCGCTGGTCGCCCGCGGCGACAGGGTGTGCATCACCGGACGCAACGAGGACGCCCTCAAGGAGGCCGTCGAGCGGCTCGGCGCGGACCGGGCGATCGGCGTCGCGGGCAAGGCCCACGACGAGGCGCACCAGGCCGTCGCCGTCGCACGCACCATGGAGGCCTTCGGCCGGGTGGACTACCTCGCCAACAACGCGGGCACCAACCCCGTCTACGGCCTGCTGGCCGACCTCGACCTCGGTGTGGCCCGCAAGGTCTACGAGACCAACGTGATCTCGGCGCTCGGCTTCGCCCAGCAGACCTGGAAGGCCTGGCAGAAGGACAACGGCGGCGCGATCCTCAACATCGCCTCGATCGCCGGCCTCGCCCCCTCGCCCTTCATCGGCGCCTACGGCATCAGCAAGGCCGCGATGGTCAACCTGACCGTGCAGCTCGCCGCCGAGATGGCGCCGGGCGTGCGGGTCAACTCCATCGCGCCCGCGGTGGTCAAGACGAAGTTCGCCGCCGCGCTCTACGAGGGCCGCGAGGAGGAGGCCGCGGCGGGCTACCCGCTGGGGCGGCTCGGCATACCCGACGACATCGGCGGCGCGGCCGCCTTCCTGCTCGGCGACCAGGCCGGCTGGATCACCGGCCAGAACCTGGTGATCGACGGCGGGCTGTTCCTGCACGCGGGCGGAGCCTGA
- the ung gene encoding uracil-DNA glycosylase: protein MLPDSWQSVLGEELDKPYFQQLTEFVETERKEHRIFPPRDEVFAALEATPFDQVKVLILGQDPYHGDGQGHGLCFSVRPGVRTPPSLRNIFKEMHEELGHPVPDNGYLLPWAEQGVLLLNAVLTVREAEANSHKGKGWEKFTDAVIRAVAGRTDPAVFVLWGNYAKKKLPLIDTSRHTVIQGAHPSPLSAKLFFGSRPFTQIDAAVRAQGHEPIDWRIPDLGVRAG, encoded by the coding sequence ATGCTGCCCGACTCCTGGCAGAGCGTTCTCGGCGAGGAGTTGGACAAGCCCTACTTCCAGCAGCTCACCGAGTTCGTGGAGACCGAACGCAAGGAGCACCGCATCTTCCCGCCGCGCGACGAGGTGTTCGCGGCGCTGGAGGCGACGCCCTTCGACCAGGTCAAGGTGCTGATCCTCGGCCAGGACCCTTACCACGGTGACGGCCAGGGCCACGGGCTGTGCTTCTCCGTCCGGCCGGGGGTGCGGACCCCGCCCTCGCTGCGGAACATCTTCAAGGAGATGCACGAGGAGCTGGGCCACCCCGTGCCGGACAACGGCTACTTGCTGCCCTGGGCGGAGCAGGGAGTGCTGCTGCTCAACGCGGTGCTGACGGTCCGCGAGGCGGAGGCCAACTCGCACAAGGGCAAGGGCTGGGAGAAGTTCACCGACGCGGTGATCCGGGCGGTGGCCGGCCGCACCGACCCCGCGGTCTTCGTGCTGTGGGGGAATTACGCCAAGAAGAAGCTGCCGCTGATCGACACCTCCCGGCACACCGTGATCCAGGGCGCGCACCCCTCCCCGCTGTCCGCGAAGCTCTTCTTCGGCAGCCGGCCCTTCACCCAGATCGACGCGGCGGTGCGGGCGCAGGGCCACGAGCCCATCGACTGGCGCATCCCCGATCTCGGGGTGCGTGCCGGTTAG
- a CDS encoding Gfo/Idh/MocA family protein → MKIGVIGLGDIAQKAYLPVLTAQPGLEIHLQTRTPATLDRVGDAHRLPHRHTGLDALLAQGLDAAFVHAPTEHHVEIAARVIEAGVPVYVDKPLARDAEGARRLVALAEERGVPLMAGFNRRYAPGYVQCLDHPRDLILLQKNRIGLADEAREVVFDDFVHVVDTLRFLAPGPVEQVRVSAKVRDGLLHHVVLHLSGDGFTAIGSMNRMSGSTEESLDVSGSDTRRQVLNLAEVVDHKGQPTVRRRGDWVPVARQRGIEQITLAFLDAVRSGTPLDGRDALATHELCERIVTEVREQAA, encoded by the coding sequence CTGAAGATCGGCGTCATCGGCCTCGGTGACATCGCGCAGAAGGCGTATCTGCCGGTACTGACCGCCCAGCCGGGCCTGGAGATTCATCTGCAGACCCGCACCCCCGCGACCCTGGACCGGGTCGGCGACGCCCACCGGCTGCCGCACCGGCACACCGGCCTCGACGCCCTGCTCGCCCAGGGCCTGGACGCCGCCTTCGTGCACGCGCCCACCGAGCACCATGTCGAGATCGCCGCCCGGGTCATCGAGGCGGGCGTCCCGGTCTACGTCGACAAGCCGCTCGCCCGCGACGCCGAGGGCGCCCGCCGCCTGGTCGCCCTCGCCGAGGAGCGCGGCGTCCCGCTGATGGCCGGCTTCAACCGCCGCTACGCCCCCGGCTATGTCCAGTGCCTGGACCACCCGCGGGATCTGATCCTCCTGCAGAAGAACCGGATCGGCCTGGCGGACGAGGCCCGCGAGGTGGTCTTCGACGACTTCGTCCACGTGGTGGACACACTGCGCTTCCTCGCCCCGGGGCCGGTCGAGCAGGTCCGGGTCTCGGCGAAGGTCAGGGACGGCCTGCTGCACCACGTGGTGCTGCACCTGTCGGGCGACGGCTTCACCGCGATCGGCTCGATGAACCGGATGAGCGGGTCCACCGAGGAGAGCCTCGACGTCAGCGGGTCCGACACCCGGCGCCAGGTGCTCAATCTCGCCGAGGTCGTCGACCACAAGGGCCAGCCGACCGTGCGCCGCCGCGGCGACTGGGTGCCGGTCGCCCGGCAGCGCGGCATCGAGCAGATCACCCTGGCCTTCCTCGACGCGGTCCGCTCCGGCACCCCTCTCGACGGGCGCGACGCGCTGGCCACCCACGAGCTGTGCGAACGGATCGTCACCGAGGTACGGGAACAGGCCGCCTGA
- the lnt gene encoding apolipoprotein N-acyltransferase has product MTVTAQEQQSRLASPWTRGAAAAVAGALPALAFPAPSLWWLAYVALVPWMLLARSAGSPRRAALDGWLGGAGFMLAVHHWLIPSLNVFIVVLALLLGALWAPWGWLVRRLLGAGAVGPARVGPALVLLPCGWLMVELVRSWQYLGGPWGLLGASQWQVAPALRLVSVGGVWLVSLLVVLVNTAVVALIAVPGVRRPAAGALLAAAVLTATAWLWTPRPQAAGSTRIAVVQPGVVATPAARLDREMRLTGQLAGSHPDLVVWGESSIGVDLAARPDVAGRLAALSRQVGADLLVNVDAPRADGTGISKTAVLIGPGGVTGQSYDKMRLVPFGEYIPLRSVLGWATSVGKAAGEDRQRGTRQVVMDTGRLRFGPLVCFETAFPDMSRHLAGDGAQLLVAQSSTSSFQHSWAPAQHASLAALRAAEDWRPMVHATLTGISAVYDADGRRVGRRIGTGSSTTAVYEVPLASGRSLYVRFGDWVPHVALLLVLAAAAYELTRLVRRPVPVPR; this is encoded by the coding sequence ATGACGGTGACGGCCCAGGAACAGCAGTCGCGGCTCGCGTCGCCCTGGACCCGCGGCGCCGCCGCGGCAGTCGCCGGGGCGCTGCCCGCGCTGGCCTTCCCCGCGCCCTCGCTGTGGTGGCTGGCCTATGTGGCGCTGGTGCCGTGGATGCTGCTGGCGCGCTCCGCCGGGAGCCCGCGGCGGGCCGCGCTGGACGGCTGGCTGGGCGGCGCGGGCTTCATGCTGGCCGTGCACCACTGGCTGATCCCGAGCCTGAACGTCTTCATCGTGGTGCTCGCGCTGCTGCTGGGCGCGCTGTGGGCGCCCTGGGGCTGGCTGGTGCGCCGGCTGCTCGGGGCGGGCGCGGTGGGGCCGGCCCGGGTCGGACCCGCGCTGGTGCTGCTGCCGTGCGGGTGGCTGATGGTGGAGCTGGTGCGGTCCTGGCAGTATCTCGGCGGCCCGTGGGGGCTGCTGGGGGCCAGCCAGTGGCAGGTGGCGCCGGCGCTGCGGCTGGTGTCGGTCGGCGGGGTGTGGCTGGTCAGCCTGCTGGTGGTGCTGGTCAACACCGCCGTGGTCGCGCTGATCGCCGTCCCCGGGGTACGCAGGCCAGCGGCCGGGGCGCTGCTCGCGGCGGCGGTGCTGACCGCCACGGCCTGGCTGTGGACGCCGCGCCCGCAGGCGGCGGGCAGCACCAGGATCGCGGTCGTGCAGCCCGGGGTGGTCGCCACCCCGGCCGCGCGGCTGGACCGTGAGATGCGGCTGACCGGTCAACTGGCCGGCAGCCACCCGGACCTGGTCGTGTGGGGCGAGAGCAGCATCGGCGTCGACCTGGCCGCGCGGCCCGATGTGGCGGGCCGGCTGGCGGCACTGTCCCGGCAGGTCGGGGCGGACCTGCTGGTCAATGTGGACGCCCCGCGGGCCGACGGCACCGGCATCTCCAAGACCGCGGTGCTGATCGGCCCCGGCGGGGTGACCGGGCAGTCGTACGACAAGATGCGGCTGGTGCCGTTCGGCGAGTACATCCCACTGCGGTCGGTGCTGGGCTGGGCGACCTCGGTGGGCAAGGCCGCGGGCGAGGACCGGCAGCGCGGCACCCGGCAGGTGGTGATGGACACCGGCCGGCTGCGGTTCGGGCCGCTGGTGTGCTTCGAGACGGCCTTCCCCGACATGAGCCGCCATCTGGCGGGCGACGGCGCCCAGTTGCTGGTCGCCCAGTCGTCCACGTCGTCCTTCCAGCACAGCTGGGCGCCCGCGCAGCACGCGTCGCTCGCCGCGCTGCGGGCGGCGGAGGACTGGCGGCCGATGGTGCACGCCACCCTGACCGGCATCAGCGCGGTCTACGACGCCGACGGCCGCCGGGTCGGCCGCAGGATCGGCACCGGCAGCAGCACCACCGCGGTCTACGAGGTCCCGCTCGCCTCCGGCCGCAGCCTCTACGTACGGTTCGGCGACTGGGTGCCGCACGTGGCGCTGCTGCTGGTGCTGGCCGCGGCGGCGTACGAGCTGACGCGGTTGGTCAGGCGGCCTGTTCCCGTACCTCGGTGA
- a CDS encoding histidine phosphatase family protein, with amino-acid sequence MGELVLIRHGETEWSLSGQHTSYTDLPLTEDGEAQARGLAPLLAARHISAVLVSPMRRARDTAELAGLDRVRIDPGLHEWDYGGYEGVTTRDILRGRPGWDLWTDGVVPGPEGHPGETPEQIGGRADRVLARVEAAFANGDGGDVVLVAHSHFLRVLTARRLGLPPADGALFQLATGTVSRLGSEHGRHVLTAWNRLP; translated from the coding sequence ATGGGCGAACTGGTGCTGATCCGGCACGGTGAGACCGAGTGGAGCCTGTCAGGGCAGCACACCAGTTACACCGATCTGCCGCTCACCGAGGACGGCGAGGCGCAGGCCCGCGGCCTGGCGCCGCTGCTCGCGGCCCGGCACATCTCCGCGGTCCTGGTCAGTCCGATGCGGCGCGCCCGCGACACGGCGGAGCTGGCCGGCCTGGACCGGGTCAGGATCGATCCCGGGCTGCACGAATGGGACTACGGCGGCTACGAGGGTGTGACCACCCGGGACATCCTGCGCGGGCGGCCCGGCTGGGACCTGTGGACCGACGGTGTGGTCCCCGGGCCCGAGGGCCATCCCGGTGAGACCCCTGAGCAGATCGGGGGGCGCGCCGACCGGGTGCTCGCCCGGGTCGAGGCGGCCTTCGCCAACGGCGACGGCGGCGATGTGGTGCTGGTCGCGCACTCCCACTTCCTGCGGGTGCTGACCGCCCGCAGGCTGGGCCTGCCGCCCGCCGACGGCGCCCTCTTCCAGCTGGCCACCGGTACGGTCAGCCGGCTCGGCTCCGAGCACGGCCGCCATGTACTGACCGCGTGGAACCGGCTGCCCTGA